Proteins co-encoded in one Dyella japonica A8 genomic window:
- the bla gene encoding class A beta-lactamase translates to MTFPPVGRTLAAAAFALACACASPLSLAAEQPAAAPVNDALQHSLDALAQRARPATLGIAVVDLSTGASARVNAEYAFPMMSVFKAPVAAVVLSRVDEGTLSLQEPVEITRGQVQGGSAIPSIGAHFRGERMRFTVEQLLKAAVSESDNTAVNALIRTVGGPAVVTGYLHAHGIDGMRVDLDEAGISRIFNGLPPGGEQPEHESEAAAAQRYERGYQAFLDDPRNRTTPDAAVAFLHKLVDRELLSPASTQRLLALMEAQTIPNRLRAGVPSGLRFADKTGTSGSLGKRTAAYNDIGIITWPDGRRVLVAAFLLDSSMTDKERGQLFADIARQVTATPP, encoded by the coding sequence ATGACGTTTCCCCCAGTAGGCCGCACACTCGCAGCGGCGGCCTTCGCCCTGGCATGCGCCTGCGCATCGCCGCTGTCGCTCGCGGCGGAACAGCCTGCCGCGGCACCGGTCAACGACGCTCTTCAGCACTCGCTTGATGCGCTTGCGCAACGGGCCCGTCCGGCCACGCTGGGTATCGCCGTGGTGGATCTCTCGACCGGCGCGTCGGCGCGCGTCAACGCGGAGTACGCCTTTCCCATGATGAGCGTGTTCAAGGCACCGGTGGCTGCGGTGGTGCTTTCGCGCGTCGATGAGGGAACGTTGTCATTGCAGGAGCCGGTGGAGATCACGCGCGGGCAGGTGCAGGGCGGGTCTGCCATTCCTTCCATCGGTGCGCACTTTCGCGGCGAGCGCATGCGCTTCACCGTGGAGCAACTGCTGAAGGCGGCCGTCAGCGAAAGCGACAATACGGCGGTGAACGCCTTGATCCGCACGGTCGGCGGCCCGGCCGTGGTAACGGGGTATCTGCACGCGCACGGCATCGACGGCATGCGGGTGGATCTGGACGAGGCGGGCATCTCCCGGATCTTCAACGGCCTGCCGCCAGGTGGCGAGCAGCCAGAGCACGAAAGCGAGGCAGCGGCTGCGCAGCGTTACGAGCGCGGTTACCAGGCGTTCCTCGATGATCCACGCAATCGCACGACCCCGGATGCGGCCGTCGCCTTCCTGCACAAGCTGGTTGACCGGGAGCTGCTTTCCCCGGCCTCGACGCAGCGCCTGCTGGCGTTGATGGAGGCGCAGACCATCCCCAATCGGCTGCGCGCCGGCGTGCCCTCAGGCTTGCGTTTCGCTGACAAGACCGGCACGTCCGGATCGCTGGGCAAGCGCACGGCGGCCTACAACGACATCGGCATCATCACCTGGCCGGATGGACGCAGGGTGCTCGTTGCCGCGTTCCTGCTGGACTCGTCGATGACGGACAAGGAGCGCGGACAACTGTTCGCCGATATCGCGCGGCAGGTAACCGCCACACCGCCCTAA
- the hutU gene encoding urocanate hydratase, producing the protein MNAPTRIDTTRTIRAPRGAELTCKSWLTEAPFRMLQNNLDPEVAENPAELVVYGGIGRAARNWECFDAILRALRELNDNETLLVQSGKPVGVFPTHPDAPRVLLANSNLVPAWANWDHFNELDKKGLMMYGQMTAGSWIYIGSQGIVQGTYETFVEMGRQHYGGNLKGKWILTAGLGGMGGAQPLAATLAGACSLNIECQQKSIDFRLKTRYVDEQAADLDDALARIAKYTAAGEAKSIALLGNAADVLPELVRRGVRPDAVTDQTSAHDPVNGYLPQGWTVEQWFERRKSDPAGTAKAAKQSMKKHVEAMLAFHAQGIPTFDYGNNIRQMAKDEGLENAFAFPGFVPAFVRPLFCRGVGPFRWVALSGDPEDIYKTDQKVKELIPDDPHLHRWLDMARERISFQGLPARICWVGLGLRHKLGLAFNEMVRKGELKAPVVIGRDHLDSGSVASPNRETEAMRDGSDAVSDWPLLNAMLNVAGGATWVSLHHGGGVGMGYSQHSGVVIVCDGSEAADQRIARVLWNDPGTGVMRHADAGYEIAIECAKEQGLKLPML; encoded by the coding sequence ATGAACGCTCCCACCCGTATCGATACCACCCGCACCATCCGCGCGCCGCGCGGCGCCGAACTGACCTGTAAGAGCTGGCTCACCGAAGCGCCGTTCCGCATGCTGCAGAACAACCTTGACCCGGAAGTGGCCGAGAATCCGGCCGAACTGGTCGTCTACGGCGGCATCGGTCGTGCGGCGCGCAACTGGGAGTGTTTCGACGCCATCCTGCGCGCCTTGCGCGAACTCAACGACAACGAGACGCTGCTGGTCCAGTCGGGCAAGCCGGTCGGTGTGTTCCCGACCCACCCGGATGCACCGCGCGTGCTGCTGGCCAATTCCAACCTGGTGCCGGCGTGGGCGAACTGGGATCACTTCAACGAGCTCGATAAGAAGGGCTTGATGATGTACGGCCAGATGACGGCCGGTTCGTGGATCTACATCGGCTCGCAGGGCATCGTGCAAGGCACCTACGAGACGTTCGTGGAAATGGGTCGCCAGCACTACGGCGGCAACCTCAAGGGTAAGTGGATCCTCACCGCCGGCCTCGGCGGCATGGGTGGCGCGCAGCCGCTGGCGGCCACGCTGGCGGGCGCGTGTTCGCTCAATATCGAGTGTCAGCAGAAGAGCATCGATTTCCGCCTGAAGACGCGTTACGTCGACGAGCAGGCGGCGGATCTGGACGACGCGCTCGCCCGCATCGCGAAGTACACCGCTGCCGGCGAAGCGAAGTCGATCGCGCTGCTCGGCAATGCGGCCGACGTGCTGCCGGAACTCGTGCGCCGCGGCGTGCGTCCGGATGCGGTCACCGACCAGACCAGCGCGCATGACCCGGTCAACGGCTACCTGCCGCAGGGCTGGACGGTGGAGCAGTGGTTCGAGCGCCGCAAGAGCGATCCGGCCGGCACCGCGAAGGCGGCGAAGCAGTCGATGAAGAAGCATGTGGAAGCAATGCTCGCATTCCATGCCCAGGGCATCCCCACCTTCGACTATGGCAACAACATCCGCCAGATGGCGAAGGACGAAGGGCTGGAGAACGCGTTCGCGTTCCCCGGTTTCGTGCCGGCCTTCGTGCGTCCGCTGTTCTGCCGTGGCGTGGGCCCGTTCCGCTGGGTGGCGCTGTCGGGCGATCCGGAGGACATCTACAAGACCGACCAGAAGGTGAAGGAGCTGATCCCGGACGATCCGCACCTGCATCGCTGGCTGGACATGGCCAGGGAGCGCATCAGCTTCCAGGGTTTGCCGGCGCGCATCTGCTGGGTGGGCCTGGGCCTGCGCCACAAGCTGGGCCTGGCGTTCAACGAGATGGTGCGCAAGGGTGAGCTGAAGGCGCCAGTGGTGATCGGTCGCGACCATCTGGACTCCGGTTCGGTCGCCAGCCCGAACCGCGAAACCGAGGCGATGCGCGACGGTTCGGATGCCGTGAGCGACTGGCCGTTGCTCAACGCCATGCTCAATGTGGCCGGTGGCGCCACGTGGGTGTCGCTGCATCATGGCGGCGGCGTAGGCATGGGTTATTCGCAGCATTCGGGCGTGGTGATCGTGTGCGACGGCAGCGAAGCGGCTGACCAGCGCATCGCGCGCGTGCTGTGGAACGATCCGGGCACGGGCGTGATGCGTCACGCCGATGCCGGCTACGAGATCGCCATCGAGTGCGCGAAGGAGCAGGGCCTCAAGTTGCCCATGCTCTGA